The Heptranchias perlo isolate sHepPer1 chromosome 30, sHepPer1.hap1, whole genome shotgun sequence region cttacctccttcgtcaggtgagtgagtgaagggttttaaaatcgcatatcatatattaggctgggagacgatcacagcaatcaaaggtgtcgttggtgttcagacaggttagccacggaaaacattacatcccagtatactgaatacacagtgggtcagattacacagacagagaatgagacccgaaaggcagagagagaatgtccagtatTAAaggcagataacttttttttcccgctagtggggttacgtgtagcgtgacatgaacccaagatcccggttgaggccgtcctcatgggtgcggaacttggctatcaatttctgctggacgattttgcgttgtcgtgtgtctcgaaggccgccttggagaacgcttgccCGAAGATCGGGTAATATGGTTTACATGTCCGACTCTTGACGGCTTGTCAAAGAGTTAGGATAATCTGAAATTTTTGAATTTGTTGGTAAAAATCACTTAGAAATTCTCCCATTGACCCGCTGcagttttgcttttgattcagatTTAAGAAGGGTTTTGGTATTTCCTCAATTCAGAGCAACGCCGTTCGCGAGTGCGGCTAAAACCATAGTTGAGCTGAAAGCGAAATCGGAGGAGCTTTTACCTGTGTCAGCTTTTGTCTTTCTTGTCGATTGTTTTAAACGGTGAATTCCTCGATTTCTGAAATAAGCCACATTTGAAAAACGAATGTGGCCAGAAAATGTCCCTGTCGGTGTGCGTCTGGTTTTTCACTTTTATGATGCAAACAGCAGATCATTTATATACGGCTTGGTCTCTATCTGGCACTTCACTCCTGAGTCTGACAGTAATTGACAGTCGCCTCTGTCAGAGGATTCATCTTAAACGGGTAAGAGAGACTGTTGAGTTTATTCATTTACTAACGGACATTAAAGTGTCTTTGTTTGGATGTTGATCGCTAATGATTTTATCTCTCTGCTATTTCAGATCGGTGAAATCGGTACCCTGTCTTGGTTGAACATGGCTCATTCGTGTATTTGGATATTTGGGATTCTGTCTGTCTTGTTGGCCCTGAGTCTGGGCTGTGAGAGGCTGCCACAGCTTTATCTCAACAGCAAGACTCTGAACAATCTGAATGAAATGGTGAGTTTGAACTGGTCTTGATCTGTCACATCGCCAGGATTTGTGAATGTAGCAAATTGTATTAACAGGAACTCTCCTGTATTCCAGGGAGGTAGAATGACGCTGCAGTGTATGATAAGGAGTGGGGCATTGCAGATCCAATCCCTCGATCTGATTACACTTTCAAAAAACTTAAATGTAAGTATCTAGCTCAGAATGTATTTCTATTGTAGCTGTGACTATCATATTGATCAGTCTTCTAAATGGATAAATAATCTTGGGGCCGAACGCATTTAACCATGGTCCTTTAACCTGTTGAATACTGTCAAGTTTCCCTGTGAAATAACTGTGTGTATTTTATAGGCCGAGGACAAGATCCTGGTTATCCATCAAACATTGGATCAAATTAACAAGATTTTCAGTGAGAACCTCAGCTCCGCGCCCTGGGATTTTGCTCTACTAGAAGGTTTTCTGCAGCCAATAAATAGGCAGTTGGAGGAGCTGAGAGAATGTCAGAGAGAACCTCTGTCACACTCCAAGAACGAGGAAATTCGGGAATACTTCGGGAAGTTGAGGGAGTTTTTAGAACTGGAGGTATGGGAATTCATATTTGATTGTTTTGTCCCTAGTGAAGTATCGTGTGGATAACCCCAATGTACCATAGTCTTGATCGTATAGAGTGAGAATTACTCCAGTCACAACATGTGGACACTATAGGTGCATTTGTGAAGACTTCCTCTGTTAGGTATTTGCAGTGAAATCTATTACAAAACATTAATCATTTCACTGTAACACTAGAGGAATTCTTCATGAAAAGATTAGCAATGTTCCATTACACCGGGACCAAATTAATCCTTatactcaaaagcaaaatactgcagatgctggaaaccggaaataaaaacagaaaatactggaagtactcagcaagtcaggcagcatctgtggagaaagaaacagcgttaatgtttcaggtcaatgacctttcatcacaactggaagaaattgaagaTTTAACCATTTTTAagtagtacagagccaggcaaagggggtggggggaggagaaaagaacacaagggaaggcctgtgatagggtagagggcaggagtgatcaaatgacaaaagggatgatggtgcaaggcaaggagggtggttatgggacaagtaaagaaacaaaagatgggtctgggtgagctgtaaatgacaacatcagaaccattaccagcacctgctgtcagaaaaaaatgggagcagtggttatgatctgaagctattaaaatcaatgttgagtctggaaggtcaTAAAGTGCCGAATCGAAAGATGATCCCCGAGCTTccattcactggaacagtgtaggaggccgaggacagaaaggtggagtgggatggagaattaaaatggcaagtgactggaagtcagggtcatgcttgcagactgagcggaggggttcagcaaagcgatcacccaatccgTGTTTGATCACCCCAATGTAGAGAAGACCGCATCgtaagcagcgaatacagtatactaaattgaaagaagtacaagtcaatcgctgtttcacctggaaggagcgtTTGGGGCTCTGAATGAATCCTTCCACTCTTGTGCGAAAACTTTACCATGACTTCACAAAATATATGTAATTAAACAATACAGACTGGTGCTTTTCACCCCTGTTAAACACACGTATCGTCCCGGTActacattttaatatttctgtctttTAGAGATTCGGTGACTGTGCCTGGAAAGTTGTCTGCTCTCGGACCAGAACCTGTTTACAGAAGATTGGAACCATAATAGCAAAAATCAGGAAAAACAACTGAAGGTCACAGAGTGATTTtaaacagaatattttctaatTACCTAAAGAAAGTGGttaatttattaaaatatttttataattccaATATATTTGCTATTTAGAATATCGGCAATGTTCACTGCCAGAGGTAATGTTAAGGAATTCTGAAATGATAATGTAATAGTgatgttaaattatttttatttattatagTGATATATTTTGCAAATACACGTTAGAGTTTTGTAAGGTGcagaaagtaaattacaagaaaatgttatttatttatttatatttattgaaTCATATTTACAACAGGACCACATCATTGTTGTTTGAAAAGGTTTTTTGTATTCAAACAtttcaataaattatttttttgcatTTCTCTTCTGCTGTTATTATTCATTTCCGGATTGGAGTGTATCATTATATTCCTGGATGTTTGTGTTTTGATCTTGTTTGTGAATGTGGACAGGTCTCAGGCAGAATAATAGTGGTTTTCAGAGAAACTTAAAGACAACTATTAGATTTCCAGTGGTGTTGCTTACATTGATACGGAGGTTACGTTGGTACAAGTGGGAGTGCTGGGGTTGGGTGTCTATTTCCACCAAAAGGATTTGGATAGAAGTTTGTAACATCTACTGGGAGACAGTGGAGTGGTCTTTGTTTGGTTCCTGCAAGATCAATAGTGTTTTTCTTAGCCACTGCAGTTATATAAATAAGTACATTTGTCCATGATTCACAGAGAGGAGGAAATACTCGCATGTTTATCATGAAACTGTTTTGTTAAACCAAAGCCTCATCTCcctgtttaggtggatgttaaagatctaaTGGCACTTTTTTGCAGAAAAGCAAGGAATGCTCCTATGTCCTCAACTGTCCTCCCCCAACCAGTATCACCaaaccagattaactggtcattcatctcacagaTGTTTTCAGGAGCTTGCTGCATGCTGAATTAACAGCCATATTTACCTACAAAAAGTCATTCATTAGCTTTAAAACACTTCTGTCAAGATTTCCTtcctgccttccttccttcctccgtccctccctccctatctcccccAATTCTTcactcttttcttccttccttcaaaTGCAATGTTTTGTGCAAAAGAAGTGTTCCTTACCTACAATATCAAATATACGTTTGTCCCAACTGTTCATGGTATGGACTTTtgtcaagaaatataaaattgaAGTAAAGATTAAACTTATTTGTATCAGTCCTTCTTTGCCACAGTATATAATAAGGTAACATAGCACTAGATGACTGCTAGAGTCTCACCAGTCTGTGCATCAGAACAGGTAGAGAGACAAACTGCTGTGACAACTGGAATCCAGGATACTGCAAAACAGTTCCTAAAATTAATAGGTCATTCCACAATCCTGCATTTCCATGGTGAGTTATATTGCAGGGAGCACAGGTCAGAAATAGGGCTAGGAGATTGTAGCTCTGATTTTCTAATCTGCATTACCTGCAAGTGCAATTTGGTTAATAAATATTGCAGAATGATGACAAGATttgtagggcgctaaattgggccgtgtagcgcccgttgtttcggcactacacggcctctctgacatccaagatggcatcttggatgcgcacgcacatttccagcatgacgtgcgccagacgccatcttggtataggagttagcggatgcgcaaataccgaacgctggaagtatgtaaagtaaggagaaaatgcgtgcaatcaatgtgcaacactgatttaaagtgatagacaccattttggatgtTAACacttaacgcacagtcttaaccccgaccatttgaacgtgtcttacagtgcctgaaggacccccccccccacccgactagtgctatttaaaggggccatgcaggtgttgcaggttagttgctggattattgcttctggctgctggaggagtaggaagtgttttttgaagctccctattctttttgagagttcctacactacttttgagagtgctttggcaggtactgccttacgggtcggaaagttacaaccgtggttgaacaacattcctgccaaccatgggcgatctgctagggctcccgctgggcattgagcatgactgggagcatgcagagaggccacacatagcaggtcaagctgcaaggagacggaggacgaagaggcgcagggcactgagcaggaggccctacccaatgagggccttctgggaccaattctcttacctcaacatgactgaggaggattgcatccgttgcctgaggttcaccaaggaagccgtgaccgtgatctgtcaactggtgcggccacaactgcagcctcggagcagggggaggacagcattgcctggggctgtgaaggtcaccgtggcgctgaatttctacggctcaggagcatttcaggcctctgctggcgacatatgcaacatctcacagtatgcaatgcactgctgcataagggaggccacagatgcactgtaccagatgaggaacaggttcatcaccttccctctcaacagagacaagcagaacgagcgagcacgggggttcgcccgcattgctggcttccccatggtgcagggtgccattgactgcacgcatattgccctgcgtgccccgcaaaTCAACTCAGCCACctttgtcaaccgaaagggcttccactccatcaacgtgcagctggtacgTGACCaaatgcatcgaatcatggaggtcgatgcctgctaccctgggagcagtcatgacgccttcgtcACGCGGCAGTCCaaagtgccagctatctttcatccgactcagcaagtcaaaggctggctactgggcaacaaaggctatcccctcacgccttGGTACATGACATCGGTaagaaacccacacacacacgcacggcaggcctataatgagagccatgctgccacaagcaacattgtggagcacaccataggcctcctcaaacaacgcttccgctgcctggaacaGTCTAGAGGAGCCCTGTAGTACTcctctgagtgggtgggcagatttgtggtggtgtgctgcatgctacacaacctcgccatcatgagggaccagcctttgccaccaatgattggagaagaccctgagccagaggtggaggaggagaaggctgagggggaagaggcggaggagcaggaggaggaagaggatgaggaagaggaggaggaggagggggtggagccagaagaggaagtggaggaagacgcaagggtgcaacaggaaccacacaccttgtctgcaaggtctctgcgtgctcgcctgatccgtgcccgctatcaataatttgaactacatcctccaactcaccaacagtcctacactccccacctttccgctcccacaagtcaatcaaatcaccctccatctgattacacattggtgtccctctcaactcattgcataaataaaacccaccaccaaatgcagagtcaaagtctcatttatcaataaataaatgaaattatgcaaacataacagaactattcacccttgagcattcccttagtgcctgttgttcatgtgcttttacctattctagtgcttctatgaggtgcttccccagtggctgcagcatgggtgctggccttcaatggagcagcgtgcagatggccttagaggacgaccttgagcagctctgggccgggagggcccggcttcagactgcaccatcgcagcatgggctgcagcagtttggcctggctgaccgataggcaacaacaggggcactggtggagtggcaggggtgggagcaggaaggctatcgtcctgagagaggacagcaggtccaactgccatggtgctactgccactctcccagggcggcgcctcagcaatcctggtgatcagctggagaacggattgctggagtgctgtgacgccctggaagccccgttccacagaggttcccagacccatgatagcagcagtctgagcttccaaggcagcagtctgagctgtaaATGCAgctgtcagaccttggatggtagATGttcgtgctgcaatggaagctgtgacatcagtcatcagacgcctcatcgtggtgggttccacaggtgcgctgatggaggtgaccacccgttccatgttggaaagtatgggctccaagctttgcgcaaagccctgtgacaagttggagctggactcctccatgccccttctcattgtccgtgggctttctggcaggtttttcagtgccccaagcatttattggtgtacacccatcagctgtcctctgtagcttggcccatcaaggtcctcatctgactcctctgcagcagaactagtgagcaacctcgccctccagcgagctggcacctgtggtatccgttgcccccgccccagctcctgcacacttttgctcggtgtctcaccacgtgcagatccctcctctaacctaacctctaaaggacgtgcagtgtcagtctctgggttggtggatgcaagtgtcagatcgagtgacggcaTGGCTTCAgtgtccacctctttctcctcctcctccttggacggtgccaccacgtgttcttgggtatctgcaatgacaaagggaaacaggttgagttgtggagaggggagaggagcaagaggtgtgtgctgacagcatctgcagcacgtgagtcagaaaagattataggAGGAGGAAGATacggaaaaggagaaggagcatta contains the following coding sequences:
- the LOC137300076 gene encoding interferon a3-like codes for the protein MVNKVSELQTQLAKWDYDEVAVTENLAQRRIGLVLHIPGHKIGEIGTLSWLNMAHSCIWIFGILSVLLALSLGCERLPQLYLNSKTLNNLNEMAEDKILVIHQTLDQINKIFSENLSSAPWDFALLEGFLQPINRQLEELRECQREPLSHSKNEEIREYFGKLREFLELERFGDCAWKVVCSRTRTCLQKIGTIIAKIRKNN